The stretch of DNA TCCGGCAGCGCGTCCTACACGATGTTTCTATTCATATCTTTGCGATAATACAGCGCAGAAATATGGTTCAAATATGTCCTGAATCTGTAGACTCTCCCCTGTTGATCAATGTATGTTATGAGATTTTACGTGACTCACAGCCGGAGATAATAGGCTGAGAAGACAGCTTGCCCGCATCTCACAGTGCGTGATTGGTGGACTCGTGTGACTGTCTTCGGGAAACCAACCAATTGACTCAGCAAggtggacagacacacacatacacacacacacacacacacacacacacacacacacacagtcaccgGCTGCGGAAGTCCAAAGGGATTTGGGGCTGTTGCTCATTTTATGGATGATAATGGAAATATGTTACGGCATGATGAGTTCTGTGAAGATCTATAATAGATAGAAGCCGTATCAGTCTCCCTGAGGTCAACAGTTAAAGAGGACATTCTGTACACAAAGATCTCTTTTCAGACTCTGAAAAGACCTTTTAATCAacaacatttcctcattattATGTTGATATAAATGCTTAATCCAGACAGCAGGACATTTCCTTCAACACATATATGCTTTATGTTTCCATTTGGTAGAAAACAAAGATCATTTCCAGGAGACGTTGTTGTCAAAAGGTTCTTCACatctttatttcactttatgatggtttttcattttgtccaccTAGATACCAGAAATACCTGTTTCATCCTCACCGTGTGGAGTCTCTCTGCCAGGCAGCATCATGGATATGATGTGAGTAACATTATCACAAATGActgtagagagagacagagagagacctGTAGTTTTACAGTAATGTTGTTATATACGATAAATTAAAACTAAGATAAAGTTGGATGAAGTTAcgagacacaaacacaatacagAAAAAGTCACTGTTGAGttactgtagaaatattttaaagtattacAGATATGTTAGAAGTTACATCAAAGAACgtaaagtatgtgaacctcatTGTAAAATCAGGAAGCTTCCAGATATGTGTTGATATGATATGTGTTTAAGcagttctttattttttctctatttttttcccATACAATCAGTAACGTCTCATCCAAATACAACGACATCATCACCAAAAGTCTTCTGATCTCTTCAGGATCTCCTGCCGTCTACCAGCTGACAACACAGAAGGAGAAATTTGGAACTCTGACAAGAAAATCTGTTGGTGAGAGAAACCTGAACCAGACAAACAAAACCGTCTTACTTGTAGGTGAAACAGGAGCAGGAAAATCTACTCTGATCAACGCTCTGTTCAACTACGCCATGGGAGTGAAGTTTGAAGACAACATCTGGTTTGAGATCGTAGAGAGAAGTCAGTCAGAGAGTCAGacagatgaggatgaggaggaaggtCAGTGTGACAGTCAGACATCAGATGTGATCGTGTACCAGATCTTTGGTTTCGAAGGTAAAACTCTGCCCTTCTCTCTGACCGTCATCGATACTCCTGGATACGGAGACACCAGAGGGATCGAACACGATGTCGTCATCAGTCAAAGATTGTTTGACTTGTTTCGTTCAGAAGACGGAGTTCATGAACTCGATGCGGTGGGTCTGGTGCTGAAGGCGAGCGAGAATCGACTGAGTGACCGTCTGAAGTACGTCTTTGATTCAGTGAAGTCTCTGTTCGGGAAAGACATCGAGAAGAAGATCGTCGCTCTCATCACAAACTCGAATGGAATAACACCTCAAGATGCTCTGAAAGCTCTTAAAGTCGCGAACATTAAATGTGCCAGAAATGAGAGTGAACAGCCCGTCTACTTCCTGTTCGATAACTGCCAGaacaaacagagaacagaggaagATGAGCCGGCTTTAGAGTACACGTGGAAGGTAACGGAGAGAGGAATGGCTCGATTCACAGACTTCCTGAAAAGATCTACACCACAGATGCTGATAACGACAGTCGAAGTGTTGAGAGCACGCATCAGACTGACGGCCTGCATCAACAACCTGCAGGACAGAATCCAGCTGATTGAACTAAAACAGAACGAGATCCAACAGACCGAAGACATCCTGAAGAAATATGAACTAGAGATGAAGTACAATAAGAATTTCACTATAGAATACGACGAGGCctacaaagagaaagaaactaTCAAGGGCGGGAAGTGGCTCTGGATTTTTTACGCAGCAGCTGTCACCTGTAACGTCTGTGAAGAGAACTGTCACTATCCTGGATGCACAATGGCCCGGAATCCTAAAAGCTGTGAGGTCATGAAACGTGGTCACTGCACTTCGTGTACCAGGAAGTGTCCTGTATCAGATCATGTGAAAGAAGAGTGGATTTATGTGAACAAGACCAGGAAAGTTAAAAAGACCTTGGTGGAGTTGATGCAGAAATATGAAGGAAAGCAAAAGGAGCGCAAAGACCTGTTGTCATCtctgaaaacagagaaaggaaagCTTCACAAAGAGAAGAATGTTTTGCTGGATGAGGCCTACCAACATGTTATCAGACTGGAGCAGATCGCCCTGAACGTTAACTCGCTGTCCACTCATGTCCACTTGGACTTCCTGAttgagaagatgaaggagagaggagacaaagagaAGTGGAAGCAGTTGGAGGGGATGAAAAACCGAGAGGATGAATTATTCACAGCAGCGCTGCGGTACATGTACGGTAAACTAAAAGCAGTTAAAGATGCAATGAAGTACGTGAATCAGTCGGCTGTGTAGACAACAAGGTCTGTTCATACAAATGTTTAAACATCACAAACGTTATTTCATTATAATCCTTCTACATCAGGAAAATAATTGAATCATCTTTTAAATTTGAAACGTGTGATTGTGAGAAACAGCCGCTGAGCTCTGTTGCTGTTTGTTCTTgtggtttaatgtttaattaagcaatattacactcGGGTGTGCTTTACCGTCATTATTGGCACGACAGTGATGCGGTCAGGAACGTAAACACCTCTGAAGTGCCAACAATGacggtaaagcacaccctcaAGTGTAATATTGcaattatacaacatttaccaacaaaataaaagatacaaacaaaatttattcatattatgAGGCAGTtcactctaaaaataaaaaaacattttgcttgtgtttccatggaaatacatggggtatgactaatacctggaaaacaatcactgACATCAGTAGAATCCTATGTAATGAAACCTAGTTtactactccagcaagtagACCGACCCTTAGTAACGCCCTAGCAACAGAGACGATTTCTAGTCCCTGCTGACTCAGCTAGCCAACTTCAGCTAATGCTTTCTGGAGATCGCggcatttcccaaactgaataaatacctcacatataaacacaaaactactttgctagctcaatctcgtTGTAACTAAGGTATCcactgaaattttttttttccatggacagatttagctactttttccgcaaacttcacagacatttttaagctagtagcGCCGTAGCACCAGCACAGCTAATGgagcaacacagtacataaaataaaacaaacagaaacgtcagataggtcggaccaccgtgtttaactatatatcttcAAACGTTACAGTTACAAGTTCACGTCTCTGCAATTCAAATCAACCAGCAGTCGTCTACCCGGAAGTGACTTGTTGTTAGCGCAACGTCACAGTCTGTAGTTTTAATGAAGGGCGGAgtgatatttttagtgatgaggctttttttatttgagcatggctaggtgtgctgtcatgcttATTTGAGCACGTCcttaaatgtctagttgaccaatcagattgcttggtcggaACTACGTGTTGCATAATTATTGACGTCACTTCACTGTTCAGATTACAGGAGAATCATTTGTTGATCCGCATCAGTCAAAGCACAAACCAGAAACTGTCTCATGGTAACAGC from Thunnus albacares chromosome 18, fThuAlb1.1, whole genome shotgun sequence encodes:
- the LOC122968051 gene encoding uncharacterized protein LOC122968051; amino-acid sequence: MDMINVSSKYNDIITKSLLISSGSPAVYQLTTQKEKFGTLTRKSVGERNLNQTNKTVLLVGETGAGKSTLINALFNYAMGVKFEDNIWFEIVERSQSESQTDEDEEEGQCDSQTSDVIVYQIFGFEGKTLPFSLTVIDTPGYGDTRGIEHDVVISQRLFDLFRSEDGVHELDAVGLVLKASENRLSDRLKYVFDSVKSLFGKDIEKKIVALITNSNGITPQDALKALKVANIKCARNESEQPVYFLFDNCQNKQRTEEDEPALEYTWKVTERGMARFTDFLKRSTPQMLITTVEVLRARIRLTACINNLQDRIQLIELKQNEIQQTEDILKKYELEMKYNKNFTIEYDEAYKEKETIKGGKWLWIFYAAAVTCNVCEENCHYPGCTMARNPKSCEVMKRGHCTSCTRKCPVSDHVKEEWIYVNKTRKVKKTLVELMQKYEGKQKERKDLLSSLKTEKGKLHKEKNVLLDEAYQHVIRLEQIALNVNSLSTHVHLDFLIEKMKERGDKEKWKQLEGMKNREDELFTAALRYMYGKLKAVKDAMKYVNQSAV